In Rhineura floridana isolate rRhiFlo1 chromosome 1, rRhiFlo1.hap2, whole genome shotgun sequence, the following proteins share a genomic window:
- the ZBTB5 gene encoding zinc finger and BTB domain-containing protein 5 isoform X1, translated as MDWIMDFPGHFEQIFQQLNYQRLHGQLCDCVIVVGNRHFKAHRSVLAACSTHFRALFTVAEGDQTMNMIQLDSEVVTAEAFAALIDMMYTSTLMLGESNVMDVLLAASHLHLNSVVKACKHYLTTRTLPMSPPNDRVQEQNARMQRSFMLQQLGLSIVSSALNSTQNTEEQTNSMSSSIRSNIEQRSAFPIRRLHKRKQSSEERARQRIRPSIDDSIMSDVTPENAQTVVHSRDEFFSPDSLKIVDNSKPDGVTDNQEDNTIMFDQSFGAQEDAQVPSQSDNSGGNISQMSMASQATQAETSFDQETTSQKNNFQCENPEVGLNEKEHMRVVVKSEPLSSPEPQDEVSDVTSQAEGSESVEVEGGGASAEKIELSPESSDRSFSDPQSSTDRVGDIHIMEVGSNLEHKSTFSISNFLNKSRASSFGAGHSNEDNIPNTTSDCRMDGDASYLISPESGPANGHSSATVSHVENPFNESTDSHFVRPMQDVMGLPCVQTSGYRAAEQFGMDFPRSGLGLHSLSRAVMSSRGGANSFPGYRRIAPKMPVVTSVRSSQIPDNAPNSQLLMNGATSSFENGHSSQPGPPQLTRASADVLSKCKKALSEHNVLVVEGARKYACKICCKTFLTLTDCKKHIRVHTGEKPYACLKCGKRFSQSSHLYKHSKTTCLRWQSSNLPSTLL; from the coding sequence GATCATGGATTTTCCAGGGCACTTTGAACAAATTTTTCAGCAGTTGAACTATCAGAGGCTTCATGGTCAGCTGTGCGACTGTGTCATTGTGGTGGGGAACAGGCACTTCAAAGCACACCGTTCAGTCTTGGCAGCATGCAGCACGCACTTCCGAGCTCTTTTCACTGTAGCAGAAGGAGATCAGACTATGAACATGATCCAGTTGGACAGTGAGGTAGTGACAGCTGAAGCCTTTGCTGCTCTCATTGACATGATGTACACTTCCACactcatgcttggagagagcaatGTTATGGATGTGTTGCTAGCAGCTTCTCACCTCCATTTGAACTCTGTGGTAAAAGCCTGCAAACACTACCTTACTACAAGAACACTACCAATGTCTCCACCAAATGATAGAGTTCAAGAGCAGAATGCACGCATGCAGCGGTCTTTTATGCTTCAGCAGCTTGGGTTGAGTATAGTGAGTTCTGCATTAAATTCCACCCAAAACACAGAAGAACAAACAAATTCTATGAGCTCATCAATCAGAAGTAACATAGAGCAACGGAGTGCTTTTCCAATAAGACGTCTCCATAAACGTAAACAGTCTTCTGAAGAAAGGGCGAGACAGCGTATTAGGCCTTCCATAGATGATTCTATCATGTCAGATGTTACTCCAGAGAATGCTCAGACTGTGGTTCATTCACGAGATGAATTTTTTTCTCCAGACTCATTGAAAATTGTAGACAATTCTAAGCCTGATGGTGTAACGGACAACCAGGAAGATAATACTATTATGTTTGACCAGTCTTTTGGTGCCCAAGAAGATGCCCAAGTGCCAAGCCAATCAGACAACAGTGGGGGAAATATTTCTCAAATGTCTATGGCATCACAGGCAACTCAAGCCGAAACTAGCTTTGATCAGGAAACCACTTCTCAAAAAAACAACTTTCAGTGTGAGAATCCTGAGGTTGGTCTAAATGAAAAAGAACACATGAGGGTAGTGGTGAAATCTGAGCCTTTGAGTTCCCCAGAGCCCCAGGATGAAGTGAGTGATGTGACTTCCCAAGCAGAAGGAAGTGAGTCTGTTGAGGTAgaaggaggaggagccagtgctgaaaagatagaatTGAGCCCCGAAAGTAGCGACCGTAGCTTTTCTGACCCACAGTCTAGTACTGACAGAGTGGGAGATATCCATATCATGGAAGTAGGAAGTAACCTGGAACACAAGTCTACCTTCAGTATTTCAAATTTTTTGAATAAGAGTAGAGCCAGCAGTTTTGGTGCTGGCCATAGTAACGAGGACAACATTCCAAATACAACCAGTGACTGCAGAATGGATGGTGATGCCTCTTATTTAATTAGCCCAGAATCTGGGCCTGCGAATGGTCATTCCTCTGCTACTGTGTCTCATGTAGAGAATCCATTCAACGAGAGCACTGACTCTCATTTTGTCAGGCCTATGCAAGATGTAATGGGTCTTCCTTGCGTACAGACTTCCGGCTACCGGGCGGCAGAACAGTTTGGTATGGACTTCCCAAGATCTGGCTTGGGATTGCATTCTTTATCAAGGGCAGTCATGAGCTCGAGAGGCGGTGCCAACAGCTTTCCTGGGTATCGTCGCATAGCTCCCAAAATGCCTGTTGTGACCTCTGTTCGGAGTTCTCAGATTCCGGACAATGCCCCTAATTCTCAGCTGCTGATGAATGGGGCTACTTCCTCTTTTGAAAATGGGCATTCTTCCCAACCTGGCCCACCACAGCTGACCAGAGCATCTGCTGATGTTCTTTCAAAATGTAAGAAAGCCTTATCTGAACACAATGTCTTGGTAGTAGAAGGTGCTCGTAAGTATGCCTGCAAAATCTGCTGCAAGACTTTTCTGACTTTAACAGACTGCAAGAAGCACATCCGTGTGCATACGGGGGAGAAGCCGTATGCCTGCTTAAAATGTGGCAAGAGGTTTAGTCAGTCAAGCCATTTGTATAAACATTCCAAAACGACTTGCCTACGCTGGCAAAGCAGCAATCTACCCAGCACTTTGCTCTAA
- the ZBTB5 gene encoding zinc finger and BTB domain-containing protein 5 isoform X2: MDFPGHFEQIFQQLNYQRLHGQLCDCVIVVGNRHFKAHRSVLAACSTHFRALFTVAEGDQTMNMIQLDSEVVTAEAFAALIDMMYTSTLMLGESNVMDVLLAASHLHLNSVVKACKHYLTTRTLPMSPPNDRVQEQNARMQRSFMLQQLGLSIVSSALNSTQNTEEQTNSMSSSIRSNIEQRSAFPIRRLHKRKQSSEERARQRIRPSIDDSIMSDVTPENAQTVVHSRDEFFSPDSLKIVDNSKPDGVTDNQEDNTIMFDQSFGAQEDAQVPSQSDNSGGNISQMSMASQATQAETSFDQETTSQKNNFQCENPEVGLNEKEHMRVVVKSEPLSSPEPQDEVSDVTSQAEGSESVEVEGGGASAEKIELSPESSDRSFSDPQSSTDRVGDIHIMEVGSNLEHKSTFSISNFLNKSRASSFGAGHSNEDNIPNTTSDCRMDGDASYLISPESGPANGHSSATVSHVENPFNESTDSHFVRPMQDVMGLPCVQTSGYRAAEQFGMDFPRSGLGLHSLSRAVMSSRGGANSFPGYRRIAPKMPVVTSVRSSQIPDNAPNSQLLMNGATSSFENGHSSQPGPPQLTRASADVLSKCKKALSEHNVLVVEGARKYACKICCKTFLTLTDCKKHIRVHTGEKPYACLKCGKRFSQSSHLYKHSKTTCLRWQSSNLPSTLL, translated from the coding sequence ATGGATTTTCCAGGGCACTTTGAACAAATTTTTCAGCAGTTGAACTATCAGAGGCTTCATGGTCAGCTGTGCGACTGTGTCATTGTGGTGGGGAACAGGCACTTCAAAGCACACCGTTCAGTCTTGGCAGCATGCAGCACGCACTTCCGAGCTCTTTTCACTGTAGCAGAAGGAGATCAGACTATGAACATGATCCAGTTGGACAGTGAGGTAGTGACAGCTGAAGCCTTTGCTGCTCTCATTGACATGATGTACACTTCCACactcatgcttggagagagcaatGTTATGGATGTGTTGCTAGCAGCTTCTCACCTCCATTTGAACTCTGTGGTAAAAGCCTGCAAACACTACCTTACTACAAGAACACTACCAATGTCTCCACCAAATGATAGAGTTCAAGAGCAGAATGCACGCATGCAGCGGTCTTTTATGCTTCAGCAGCTTGGGTTGAGTATAGTGAGTTCTGCATTAAATTCCACCCAAAACACAGAAGAACAAACAAATTCTATGAGCTCATCAATCAGAAGTAACATAGAGCAACGGAGTGCTTTTCCAATAAGACGTCTCCATAAACGTAAACAGTCTTCTGAAGAAAGGGCGAGACAGCGTATTAGGCCTTCCATAGATGATTCTATCATGTCAGATGTTACTCCAGAGAATGCTCAGACTGTGGTTCATTCACGAGATGAATTTTTTTCTCCAGACTCATTGAAAATTGTAGACAATTCTAAGCCTGATGGTGTAACGGACAACCAGGAAGATAATACTATTATGTTTGACCAGTCTTTTGGTGCCCAAGAAGATGCCCAAGTGCCAAGCCAATCAGACAACAGTGGGGGAAATATTTCTCAAATGTCTATGGCATCACAGGCAACTCAAGCCGAAACTAGCTTTGATCAGGAAACCACTTCTCAAAAAAACAACTTTCAGTGTGAGAATCCTGAGGTTGGTCTAAATGAAAAAGAACACATGAGGGTAGTGGTGAAATCTGAGCCTTTGAGTTCCCCAGAGCCCCAGGATGAAGTGAGTGATGTGACTTCCCAAGCAGAAGGAAGTGAGTCTGTTGAGGTAgaaggaggaggagccagtgctgaaaagatagaatTGAGCCCCGAAAGTAGCGACCGTAGCTTTTCTGACCCACAGTCTAGTACTGACAGAGTGGGAGATATCCATATCATGGAAGTAGGAAGTAACCTGGAACACAAGTCTACCTTCAGTATTTCAAATTTTTTGAATAAGAGTAGAGCCAGCAGTTTTGGTGCTGGCCATAGTAACGAGGACAACATTCCAAATACAACCAGTGACTGCAGAATGGATGGTGATGCCTCTTATTTAATTAGCCCAGAATCTGGGCCTGCGAATGGTCATTCCTCTGCTACTGTGTCTCATGTAGAGAATCCATTCAACGAGAGCACTGACTCTCATTTTGTCAGGCCTATGCAAGATGTAATGGGTCTTCCTTGCGTACAGACTTCCGGCTACCGGGCGGCAGAACAGTTTGGTATGGACTTCCCAAGATCTGGCTTGGGATTGCATTCTTTATCAAGGGCAGTCATGAGCTCGAGAGGCGGTGCCAACAGCTTTCCTGGGTATCGTCGCATAGCTCCCAAAATGCCTGTTGTGACCTCTGTTCGGAGTTCTCAGATTCCGGACAATGCCCCTAATTCTCAGCTGCTGATGAATGGGGCTACTTCCTCTTTTGAAAATGGGCATTCTTCCCAACCTGGCCCACCACAGCTGACCAGAGCATCTGCTGATGTTCTTTCAAAATGTAAGAAAGCCTTATCTGAACACAATGTCTTGGTAGTAGAAGGTGCTCGTAAGTATGCCTGCAAAATCTGCTGCAAGACTTTTCTGACTTTAACAGACTGCAAGAAGCACATCCGTGTGCATACGGGGGAGAAGCCGTATGCCTGCTTAAAATGTGGCAAGAGGTTTAGTCAGTCAAGCCATTTGTATAAACATTCCAAAACGACTTGCCTACGCTGGCAAAGCAGCAATCTACCCAGCACTTTGCTCTAA